In Anas acuta chromosome 6, bAnaAcu1.1, whole genome shotgun sequence, the following are encoded in one genomic region:
- the STK36 gene encoding serine/threonine-protein kinase 36 isoform X6: protein MKDPRQRLSWPELLSHPFIAGRVTVIDDTEEHGISNPFTTKLPPELQALKEQQAHSLAPRSGQSRILRKARQKMAEEAQKKEQLKANTACLKDSGKGNAGHKPRAAPGKAALGEGEPPAASKEKNSSVLQGKSSVAQRQLEEPPPSPWEHSITHDYEQEFCRAGVPLHAAAGRAQPHGRRSIEAVDLESEPSLLRGQELESDEEWQHLIEATEPSATQLSVPLSLLRDTAFRHRLRARLAASAQQVLEGMLEGASHLRPVLRVVGNLLATRCHAELLEQLCLELNVPLALLQLTKQILQSGCTKQQPWCVAVLTDLVRVTTVYFSSACSLEESEQKDSLQAFQESANHFLALLLDLLAEPADSEMRLCQQSLLCFTLLCESLDATCPSVSAPFYTSLREEHQPLLDRLLQGSLSEHHALPGAAMEAKSAHDQSQHVADLYTAALAAACSIPLARNSSRDAKKQVAFRVAEKLTDGENRQLGRLLGRLEHPGCSLNVLKILYAACHASPSLCQHLGRSQQAWGCLLQLSQGKQVPMAEAAQGVSCEASLYLLALLTLQPQACPPRLEEVLSLAVDVLTQSPVASRVGAAAFLLAQLSQHGVDVVLGEEEVLPAVTNALTAPAELQLPPPLGAGLYDGLIFLLLKLLAQEDRAVEQGFAASELWSVLWHGVAAVLRVGAEPEGEAPGAHRPAAQPDWDLLSPQGTLLFLSLALFIFTRESHRCLPQLTQSHSVLMVTLRSLLSPAFLACLAQTQAGEDGDTELVPAVVIQACQLLCFPFALDVDRDTLASVVAAVRDSQLPAQLLQACCHHLPLPAAELPVSLLCHLVVSDERVVAQVVQQAAASEPILAFLTTVLFSDSLPLLTDLLSLLTHVARVSSEHLPFLQSILGGSDASHQPLTRLLGHREPPIRAKTCSLLGNLLRHSHGLPQELQNQLESLLESLLACLADRDQDVRRAASFAVGNAACHPASPPRTLRSAVPGLTRLLLDPNPRTRRNAASALGNLCWCSTELGELLLESRAPRVLLEVACRDPQAGVRDRALIALRAASRHPGVQQVLLSLGAGEKLVAHAAPGGSPWLSARHCQKLLSLLAASHSS, encoded by the exons atGAAGGACCCCCGGCAGCGCCTGTCGTGGCCGGAGCTGCTCTCCCACCCCTTCATTGCTGGCCGGGTTACTG TGATCGACGACACAGAAGAGCATGGGATCTCAAACCCCTTCACCACCAAGCtgcccccagagctgcaggcCCTGAAGGAGCAGCAAGCTCattccctggcccccaggagCGGCCAGTCCAGGATCCTGAGAAAGGCCCGGCAGAAGATGGCTGAGGAGGCACAGAAGAAG GAGCAGCTAAAGGCAAATACTGCATGTCTGAAGGATTCTGGCAAGGGAAACGCTGGGCATAaacccagagcagctcctgggaaggCAGCCCTAGGGGAGGGGGAGCCACCAGCTGCCTCCAAAGAGAAGAACTCCAGTGTCCTGCAAGGAAAGAGCAGCGTGGCACAGCGGCAGCTGGAGGAGCCTCCTCCCAGCCCATG GGAGCACAGCATCACTCACGATTACGAGCAGGAGTTCTGCAGAGCAGGAGTCCCTCTGcacgctgctgctggcagggcacagccccacgGCAGGCGCAGCATTGAGGCTGTGGACCTGGAGAGCGAG CCTTCTCTCCTCCGTGGTCAGGAGCTGGAGAGTGATGAGGAGTGGCAGCACCTGATCGAGGCCACCGAGCCCTCGGCCACGCAGCTGAGCGTGCCGCTGAGCCTCCTGAGGGACACAGCCTTCCGCCACCGCCTCCGGGCCCGCCTCGCAGCCTCTGCTCAGCag GTGCTAGAAGGGATGCTAGAGGGAGCCTCCCACCTCCGCCCCGTGCTCCGTGTTGTGGGCAACCTCCTGGCTACCCGCTGCCACgccgagctgctggagcagttgTGCCTGGAGCTGAACGTGCCGCTGGCCCTGTTGCAGCTGACCAAGCAGATCCTGCAAAGCGGATGCACGAAGCAG cagccctggtgTGTCGCAGTGCTGACAGACCTCGTCAGGGTGACCACGGTTTATTTCAGCAGTGCgtgcagcctggaggagagTGAGCAGAAGGACAG CCTGCAGGCCTTCCAGGAGAGTGCCAACCACTTCCTCGCCCTGCTGCTGGATCTGCTGGCTGAGCCAGCCGACAGTGAGATGAGACTCTGCCAGCAAAGCCTCCTG TGCTTCACGCTGCTCTGTGAGAGCCTGGACGCCACGTGCCCCTCTGTCTCTGCTCCTTTCTACACCAGCCTGCGAGAGGAGCATCAGCCCCTGCTGGACAGGCTTCTCCAGGGATCCCTCTCAGAGCATCACGCTTTGCCAG GTGCAGCGATGGAGGCCAAATCAGCCCATGACCAGAGCCAACATGTGGCAGACCTTTACACAGCCGCGTTGGCCGctgcctgcagcatccccctggCGAGGAACAGCAGTCGGGACGCCAAGAAGCAG GTTGCTTTCAGGGTAGCTGAAAAGCTTACGGATGGAGAGAACCGACAGCTTGGGAGGCTGCTGGGAAGGCTGGAGCACCCAGGCTGCTCCTTGAACGTCCTGAAG ATCCTCTACGCTGCCTGCCACGCCAGCCCGAGCCTGTGCCAGCACCTAGGGAGGAGCCAGCAAGCGTGGGgttgcctcctgcagctctcacaggGCAA GCAGGTCCCCATGGCAGAGGCGGCCCAGGGGGTGTCCTGCGAGGCTTCCCTGtacctgctggccctgctcaccctgcagccccaggcctGCCCTCCCAG GCTCGAGGAGGTGCTTTCCCTGGCCGTGGATGTCCTCACCCAGTCTCCTGTCGCCTCCCGAGTG ggtgctgcagccTTCCTCCTGGCACAGCTCAGTCAGCACGGggtggacgtggtgcttggggaagAAGAGGTCCTACCGGCGGTGACCAACGCCCTGACAGCGCCTGCTGAG ctgcagctccccccgCCGCTGGGTGCCGGTCTCTACGATGGGctcattttcctcctgctgAAGCTGCTCGCCCAG GAGGACAGGGCCGTGGAGCAGGGCTTTGCTGCCTCGGAGCTGTGGAGCGTGCTGTGGCACGGCGTGGCTGCGGTGCTTCGTGTGGGGGCAGAACCCGAGGGAGAAGCCCCGGGAGCACACCGCCCCGCGGCACAGCCAGACTGGGACCTCCTCTCCCCTCAAG GCACACTGCTCTTCCTCAGCCTGGCCCTCTTCATCTTCACTCGCGAGTCCCACCGCTGCCTGCCGCAGCTCACCCAGTCCCACAGCGTCCTCATGGTGACGTTGAGGAGcctgctgtcccctgccttcctggcctgcctggcacaGAC GCAAGCAGGAGAGGACGGGGACACAGAACTCGTCCCAGCGGTGGTGATCCAGgcctgccagctcctctgcttcccTTTCGCCCTGGATGTGGACAGAGACACCTTAGCCTCGGTCGTGGCAGCAGTGAGAGACTCCCAGCTCCCcgcccagctgctgcag GCCTGCTGTCACCACCTGCCGCTCCCGGCCGCGGAGCTCCCCGTCAGCCTCTTGTGCCACCTCGTTGTGTCCGACGAGCGGGTCGTGGCTCAAGTAgtccagcaggctgctgcctcGGAGCCCATCCTCGCCTTTTTGACCACCGTCCTGTTCTCAGACAGCCTCCCGCTGCTGACCGACCTCCTGTCTCTCTTGACTCACGTGGCGCGGGTCTCCTCGGAGCACCTGCCCTTCCTCCAGAGCATCCTGGGGGGCTCGGACGCGTCCCACCAGCCTCTAACCCGCTTGCTCGGCCACCGGGAGCCCCCCATCCGTGCCAAaacctgcagcctgctgggcaacctgctccgCCACAGCCACGGCTTGCCTCAGGAGCTGCAGAACCAGCTGGAAAGCCTCCTGGAGAGCCTCCTGGCGTGCCTGGCAGACCGGGACCAGGACGTCCGCAGAGCAGCCAGCTTCGCCGTGGGCAACGCCGCCTGCCACCCGGCCTCCCCACCCCGCACCCTGCGCAGCGCCGTGCCCGGGCTGACTCGCCTGCTGCTCGACCCCAACCCCAGGACGCGCCGCAACGCCGCCTCGGCCCTGGGGAACCTGTGCTGGTGCTCGAcggagctgggggagctgctgctggagagccgAGCCCCCCGCGTCCTGCTGGAGGTGGCCTGCCGGGACCCCCAGGCCGGCGTGCGGGATAGAGCCCTGATAGCGCTGCGGGCTGCCAGCCggcaccctggggtgcagcAG gtgctgctgtcGCTGGGGGCTGGCGAGAAGCTGGTGGCGCACGCAGCGCCTGGTGGCAGCCCCTGGCTTTCTGCACGGCACTGCCAGAAGCTCCTCAGCCTCCTCGCGGCCTCGCACAGCAGCTGA